The following proteins come from a genomic window of Nostoc sp. ATCC 53789:
- a CDS encoding PIN domain-containing protein, which produces MSKQYKIYLDACCLNRPFDDQTQSRIYLEAQAVMTILSQCQSATWKLINSSALIAELNQTPDLERLQNVKKLLDIAKIKVINSTFIEDRAAQLQKLGFSSYDATHIASAERSKADVFLTTDDRLFKKAQKNSQLINVLINNPVQWLAEVIQVEESNDENPK; this is translated from the coding sequence ATGAGCAAACAATATAAAATCTATCTTGATGCTTGTTGTTTGAATCGTCCCTTTGATGACCAGACGCAATCCCGTATTTATTTAGAAGCACAGGCAGTTATGACAATTCTAAGTCAATGTCAATCAGCGACTTGGAAACTTATCAATAGCAGTGCTTTAATCGCCGAATTAAACCAAACACCTGATTTAGAAAGACTACAAAACGTCAAAAAATTACTCGATATTGCTAAAATTAAAGTTATTAATAGCACCTTCATTGAAGACAGAGCCGCTCAACTTCAAAAATTAGGATTCTCCAGCTATGATGCCACCCATATCGCCAGCGCCGAAAGAAGTAAGGCTGATGTATTTCTCACAACAGATGACAGACTCTTCAAAAAAGCTCAAAAAAACTCTCAATTAATTAACGTATTGATTAATAATCCCGTTCAATGGCTGGCTGAAGTAATACAAGTCGAGGAAAGTAATGATGAAAACCCAAAATGA